In Stigmatopora argus isolate UIUO_Sarg chromosome 17, RoL_Sarg_1.0, whole genome shotgun sequence, the following are encoded in one genomic region:
- the vopp1b gene encoding WW domain binding protein VOPP1 has product MRNPRTDLALTFWLFLAVVEAKKYCWYFDGGYPIYFICRSYEDCCGTRCCVRALSIQRLWYFWVLLMMGVLFCCGAGFFIRRRMYPSSLRDEPAFNVSFTRHPVTTPVSQQPGSMQGFGMNGMTGTDPTLAMTQLAYPSQPGSTHMMLASYPPPPSYCNHPPPSYEQIFHHDDKK; this is encoded by the exons ATGAGGAACCCACGGACCGATTTAGCCTTGACATTCTGGCTATTTCTAGCG GTTGTAGAGGCCAAAAAGTACTGCTGGTATTTTGATGGTGGCTACCCAATATACTTCAT ATGTCGCTCGTACGAAGACTGTTGCGGGACTCGCTGCTGTGTGAGAGCGCTTTCCATCCAGAGACTCTGGTACTTCTG GGTGCTCCTGATGATGGGGGTGCTGTTCTGCTGCGGTGCTGGCTTCTTCATCCGTCGAAGGATGTACCCCTCATCTCTAAGAGACGAGCCTGCCTTCAATGTGTCCTTCACTAGACACCCTGTCACCACTCCAG TTTCCCAGCAGCCAGGAAGTATGCAAGGCTTCGGCATGAACGGGATGACAGGCACGGACCCAACGCTTGCCATGACTCAGCTCGCTTACCCGTCACAGCCCGGCTCCACCCACATGATGCTGGCCTCCTATCCGCCACCGCCGTCTTACTGCAACCACCCGCCGCCATCCTATGAACAGATTTTCCATCATGACGACAAGAAATAA